One stretch of Balneolaceae bacterium DNA includes these proteins:
- a CDS encoding lysophospholipid acyltransferase family protein, which produces MRKTIIPATKYLFSPRIINPENMPMTGPCFIYGNHANYFDPFMINVGMTREPTAGVMTRDQFHKTLPRIFMDSIGIVPTSKYVPEPGSIRSVLKMMDQNRMIVIFPEGGRRWDGKPKPLIETTLKLFWKMKIPVHPVQIHGSYLGWPRWADKIRKGSVELHFWIRCMHPILMIMIHLPVNAVN; this is translated from the coding sequence ATGCGAAAGACGATTATTCCGGCCACGAAATATCTCTTTAGTCCGCGTATCATCAACCCGGAAAATATGCCGATGACCGGGCCGTGTTTTATTTACGGGAATCATGCCAACTACTTTGATCCCTTCATGATCAATGTCGGCATGACCCGAGAACCCACCGCCGGAGTGATGACCCGCGACCAGTTTCATAAAACGCTCCCGCGAATTTTCATGGACAGCATCGGCATTGTTCCAACCAGCAAGTATGTACCCGAACCTGGAAGCATTCGCAGTGTGTTGAAAATGATGGATCAAAACCGGATGATTGTCATTTTTCCCGAAGGCGGCCGTCGCTGGGATGGAAAACCAAAACCTCTCATCGAAACCACACTTAAGTTGTTTTGGAAAATGAAGATCCCGGTTCACCCGGTACAAATTCATGGGTCCTATTTAGGATGGCCGCGGTGGGCAGATAAAATCAGAAAAGGAAGTGTAGAACTACATTTTTGGATCCGCTGCATGCATCCGATTTTGATGATTATGATACATTTGCCAGTCAATGCCGTAAACTGA
- a CDS encoding sodium/glutamate symporter codes for MGSWTLDISAGEFFLDFAWMGVLLVIATYLRSKVSILQKYLIPANLLAGTLGLILGANLLGWIDLTSERLGTYVYHLLALLFIALGLRAPKSKMGLSSVKFGLIFLSVYLVQAIVGLIIAFILIYTFLPDLFAGIGLLPPLAFGMNPGIAYTIGTNWEQFGFASGGIVGLTFSACGFMVAYTVGIWLVRQGIKQGRAAYINSDDELPDEVKKEFWINRKQMKKRKLPLLPRILSRFHFISG; via the coding sequence ATGGGCTCCTGGACACTCGACATATCTGCCGGAGAATTTTTTCTCGATTTTGCCTGGATGGGCGTTCTCCTGGTTATTGCTACCTATCTCAGAAGCAAAGTAAGTATTCTCCAAAAATACTTGATTCCCGCCAACCTTTTAGCCGGAACACTCGGGTTGATTTTAGGTGCAAATCTGCTGGGCTGGATCGACCTTACATCCGAACGATTGGGAACCTACGTCTATCACCTCTTGGCACTTCTGTTTATAGCTTTAGGTTTACGTGCACCGAAAAGCAAAATGGGCCTCTCATCTGTAAAATTTGGGCTGATATTTCTCTCCGTTTACCTGGTGCAGGCAATTGTTGGGTTGATTATTGCCTTTATCCTGATCTATACATTTCTGCCGGATCTGTTTGCCGGGATCGGGTTGCTGCCGCCTTTGGCTTTTGGGATGAATCCCGGGATTGCGTACACCATCGGTACAAACTGGGAGCAGTTCGGATTTGCAAGCGGCGGAATTGTAGGACTTACCTTTTCTGCCTGTGGGTTTATGGTGGCTTATACGGTTGGTATATGGTTGGTACGGCAAGGCATCAAACAAGGACGCGCAGCCTATATAAACTCCGATGATGAACTGCCGGATGAAGTGAAAAAGGAATTTTGGATAAACCGAAAGCAAATGAAGAAGAGAAAATTACCACTTCTTCCGAGAATATTGAGTCGTTTTCACTTCATCTCGGGCTGA
- a CDS encoding IS1634 family transposase: MDKLYNTQKETVQQISYRHTRKVLGKDIRLVFYDVTTLYFEIDREDTLRKTGFSKDGKHHRPQIVLGLLVSENGYPLAYEIFQGNTFEGHTMLPVLDAFKDKYGLDKLVIVADSGLLSKANITNLQDNGYEFILGARIKNEAKSIKTQILELKLTDNQSSVIDKEDGIRLIISYSDKRARKDQRNRQKGLQKLEKRIKSGKLTKANINNRGYNKYLVLEGDVSISIDREKFEADAKWDGLKGYLTNSTLGKDQVIENYAHLWKIERAFRISKTDLKIRPVYHRLQRRIEAHICIAFVAYKVYKELERQLKEKKSDLSPEKAIDIAKTIYAIKVVTPLNKEEIHQTLILNEEQRMLADLFNF, translated from the coding sequence CTGGATAAACTCTACAACACTCAAAAGGAAACGGTCCAGCAGATCAGCTACCGCCATACGCGGAAGGTACTGGGCAAAGATATACGGTTGGTGTTTTACGATGTAACGACTCTCTATTTTGAAATTGATAGGGAAGATACCCTGCGCAAAACCGGTTTTAGCAAGGATGGCAAACATCACCGCCCCCAGATTGTCCTGGGCCTGTTGGTCAGCGAGAATGGCTATCCGCTGGCCTATGAAATCTTCCAGGGTAATACCTTTGAAGGCCACACGATGTTGCCGGTACTGGATGCCTTTAAGGATAAATACGGGCTTGACAAGCTGGTGATTGTTGCCGATTCGGGCCTGTTGTCTAAAGCCAATATTACCAACCTGCAAGACAACGGCTATGAGTTTATTTTGGGAGCGCGGATCAAAAACGAGGCAAAATCTATCAAAACCCAAATTCTCGAGTTGAAGTTGACCGACAATCAGAGCAGCGTAATTGACAAAGAAGATGGCATACGATTAATTATCAGCTATAGTGATAAACGAGCTCGTAAAGATCAACGCAATCGCCAAAAAGGCCTGCAAAAGTTGGAGAAACGGATCAAATCCGGGAAGCTCACCAAAGCCAACATCAACAACAGAGGCTACAATAAATACCTGGTCTTGGAAGGAGACGTATCGATCAGCATTGATCGGGAGAAATTTGAAGCCGATGCCAAGTGGGATGGACTGAAGGGATACCTGACCAACTCCACGCTCGGCAAAGACCAGGTGATTGAAAACTACGCTCATCTATGGAAAATAGAACGGGCCTTTAGAATTTCGAAGACAGACTTAAAAATCAGGCCTGTTTATCACAGGCTTCAACGCAGGATTGAAGCTCATATTTGTATCGCTTTTGTGGCATACAAGGTCTACAAAGAGCTGGAAAGGCAATTAAAAGAGAAGAAGTCAGATCTAAGCCCGGAAAAAGCTATCGATATCGCAAAAACGATCTATGCCATAAAAGTCGTCACTCCCTTGAACAAGGAGGAAATTCATCAAACCCTAATCTTAAATGAGGAACAGAGGATGCTGGCTGATTTATTCAACTTTTAA
- a CDS encoding peptide chain release factor 3, with product MPQTETTVQDNQILEEAKKRRTFAIISHPDAGKTTLTEKLLLYGGAIHEAGSIRQRKAARYAASDWMAIEKERGISVTSSVLRFEKDGIRYNLLDTPGHKDFSEDTLRTLVAADSGLMVIDVAKGVEEQTEKLFEVCKMRQVPVITFVNKCDRPGMDPLEVLSNVENKLGIEAIPASWPVGYGRKFQGIYDLIGKEMHLYRKSKHGAQKAETDVFTSLEEGLAESSLSGPEKEDLTEEILLIEDMFENMDREGFKIGEVSPVFFGSALNNFGLDVFLNYFQNLAPSPQPYQNSEEQEHNLNQPFSGFVFKLQANMNPDHRDCAAFVRVTSGKFERGLEAIHEGTGKKVRMSTPHTLMGDERHIMEEAYPGDIVSLFSPGFFRIGSTLYSDKPVKFNVIPLFTPEHFMKVSTKDPFKRKQLREGLKQLSEEGVVHVFEVPQGVGNELLLGTVGVLQFDVVTHRMSTEYGVELHQQPVSYNSARWLPNESEEIIKKLENNYSTHITKDMEGNPIVLFESAYALNQAEEKVGAENLFKYKQD from the coding sequence ATGCCACAAACCGAAACAACTGTTCAGGACAATCAGATTTTAGAGGAGGCGAAAAAGCGGCGAACCTTTGCTATCATTTCGCACCCGGATGCTGGAAAAACAACTCTCACGGAAAAACTGCTTCTGTATGGGGGTGCTATTCATGAAGCCGGTTCCATCCGCCAGAGGAAAGCGGCCCGGTATGCAGCATCCGACTGGATGGCAATCGAAAAAGAGCGTGGAATTTCAGTAACATCGTCGGTTCTTCGGTTTGAGAAAGACGGCATCCGATACAATCTCCTTGATACCCCCGGCCACAAGGATTTTTCTGAAGATACCCTGCGAACTCTCGTTGCCGCCGACTCTGGTTTAATGGTAATTGACGTTGCCAAAGGTGTGGAGGAACAGACAGAAAAACTGTTTGAAGTTTGTAAAATGCGCCAGGTACCGGTTATCACGTTTGTAAATAAGTGCGACCGTCCCGGTATGGATCCGCTGGAAGTTTTGAGTAACGTGGAAAATAAACTTGGTATTGAAGCGATTCCCGCAAGCTGGCCTGTTGGATACGGACGGAAATTCCAGGGAATTTATGACCTGATCGGCAAAGAGATGCATCTCTATCGAAAATCTAAACATGGTGCTCAAAAAGCGGAAACCGATGTTTTTACATCTCTGGAGGAGGGTTTAGCTGAAAGTTCATTATCCGGACCTGAAAAAGAGGATTTAACTGAAGAGATTCTTCTGATTGAGGATATGTTTGAAAACATGGATCGTGAGGGATTTAAGATTGGCGAAGTTTCTCCCGTATTCTTTGGTTCGGCGTTGAACAATTTTGGATTGGATGTATTTCTAAATTATTTCCAGAATTTGGCTCCGAGTCCGCAACCTTATCAGAATTCAGAAGAGCAAGAACATAATCTCAATCAACCTTTTAGCGGATTTGTATTCAAATTGCAGGCCAATATGAATCCCGATCACCGCGATTGTGCGGCTTTTGTTCGGGTTACATCGGGCAAATTTGAGCGGGGCCTTGAAGCTATTCATGAAGGAACCGGCAAGAAAGTTCGCATGTCTACTCCACATACATTAATGGGAGACGAACGCCACATCATGGAGGAAGCCTATCCCGGAGATATTGTTTCGCTGTTTAGTCCGGGATTTTTCCGAATCGGTTCAACCCTCTATTCCGACAAGCCAGTAAAATTTAATGTGATTCCGCTCTTTACACCGGAACATTTTATGAAGGTTTCAACCAAAGATCCATTCAAGCGAAAACAACTTCGTGAGGGATTGAAGCAGCTCTCTGAAGAGGGTGTTGTTCACGTTTTTGAAGTTCCCCAAGGCGTTGGGAATGAGCTTCTGCTTGGAACCGTTGGCGTTCTTCAGTTTGATGTTGTTACGCATAGAATGTCTACCGAATATGGCGTTGAACTTCATCAGCAGCCGGTTTCGTATAATTCTGCCCGGTGGTTGCCGAATGAAAGTGAAGAGATCATCAAAAAACTGGAAAATAATTACTCCACGCATATCACAAAAGATATGGAGGGCAATCCTATCGTTCTTTTTGAAAGTGCATATGCACTAAACCAGGCCGAAGAGAAAGTGGGAGCTGAGAACTTGTTTAAGTACAAGCAAGATTAG
- a CDS encoding DUF72 domain-containing protein, whose translation MSIKKYHIGLTQWGFKDWVGNFFSESAKPDRFLNEYASVFNAVEGNTTFYRVPTPETVQKWGEQVPPDFKFCFKFPKNITHHRQLKNVTEEVLSFLDLFQPIRTNLGPFHIQLSPSFSYEQMQNIEELIEVLPAHLSFALEVRHPDFFDKGKKERHLNNVLKSYGINRVVFDTRRLHELKSNDPSVLKAKKKKPKIPVRFDSTGANPFIRFVGGNEVIQNESHLKEWSIIIANWIRDGKHPYMFIHSPDTLHAPKLARYFHRELSNLTELEPLPEWPVDRKDKQLGLF comes from the coding sequence ATGAGCATCAAAAAATATCATATCGGCCTGACTCAATGGGGATTTAAAGACTGGGTTGGTAACTTTTTTAGCGAAAGTGCCAAACCTGATCGTTTTCTCAATGAGTACGCATCAGTTTTTAATGCAGTGGAAGGCAATACTACATTTTACAGGGTTCCAACGCCCGAAACCGTTCAAAAATGGGGAGAACAGGTCCCTCCCGATTTTAAATTCTGTTTCAAGTTCCCAAAGAATATTACGCATCACAGACAGCTCAAAAATGTGACCGAGGAGGTCCTCTCCTTCCTGGATCTGTTTCAACCGATTCGTACAAACCTGGGCCCATTTCACATTCAGTTAAGTCCATCTTTTTCGTACGAACAGATGCAGAATATTGAGGAGTTAATTGAGGTGTTGCCGGCTCACCTGAGTTTTGCACTTGAGGTACGTCACCCCGATTTTTTTGATAAGGGAAAGAAGGAACGGCATCTGAATAATGTATTGAAAAGTTACGGAATCAACCGGGTGGTTTTTGATACCCGGCGCCTCCATGAGTTAAAAAGTAACGACCCTTCGGTTTTAAAAGCCAAAAAGAAAAAACCAAAAATTCCCGTTCGATTTGATTCCACCGGAGCCAATCCATTTATTCGTTTTGTGGGAGGTAATGAAGTCATTCAAAATGAATCTCACCTGAAGGAGTGGTCGATCATTATTGCCAACTGGATTCGCGACGGTAAGCACCCTTATATGTTTATTCACTCTCCCGACACTTTACACGCACCAAAACTTGCCCGTTATTTTCATCGAGAGCTATCCAACCTTACTGAGCTCGAACCCCTTCCCGAATGGCCTGTTGACAGGAAAGACAAACAGCTTGGCCTGTTTTAG
- a CDS encoding sodium:solute symporter family protein: MVSTLTTLDWILVASYFVFALSIALYFYSRAGKNTTEFFLSGRNMPWWIIGTSMVATTFAADTPLAVTEMVALDGIAGNWLWWNFLMGGMLTVFFFARLWRRSGVLTDVEFIELRYAGKQAAWLRGIKAIYFGLLMNIIILGWVSLAMESIFNVLFPGMTLFGQEAFNFLGIHISAPLLLVGFLIIFVGFFSLISGLWGVAVTDIFQFVIALGGTIVLAVYAVNIPEIGGISGLQEKLPPETFQFLPTIGQTAEGVAVLSLSFGAFAAYFGVQWWSSWYPGAEPGGGGYVAQRIMSAKDEKHALFATLWFNIAHYCLRPWPWIIVALVSLVLYPNLADSREGFVLVMREVLPPGLLGLLFAAFLAAFTSTFAAHLNWGTSYLVNDFWRRFIKPDEDEKHYVFVSRVVTFVLAILAFLVTTQLSTIREAWGLVLTASGGLGLVLILRWYWWRINAWSELAASLTPIFLVILVLLGVPVPGIRDPFPMNLYYVVAITTVIWLLVTFLTKPTDHKKLTLFFRKVRPGGPGWKPLQEENPDIEDDGELMPLLYNWIAGVVLVYMALFGFGHFLFGNYGSFAMCLVAGLLALGYLYWDLSKRGFDTIIEVEDFDHKRDASEVGK; this comes from the coding sequence ATGGTTTCAACTCTTACAACTCTGGACTGGATTCTCGTAGCTTCCTATTTTGTATTTGCCCTTTCCATTGCTCTCTATTTCTATAGCCGTGCGGGGAAAAATACAACTGAATTTTTTCTGTCCGGCCGTAATATGCCGTGGTGGATTATCGGTACAAGCATGGTGGCAACCACATTTGCGGCGGATACACCTCTCGCCGTTACCGAAATGGTTGCACTGGACGGAATTGCCGGTAACTGGCTTTGGTGGAACTTCCTGATGGGAGGAATGCTGACCGTATTTTTCTTTGCCCGGCTCTGGCGGCGCAGTGGAGTATTAACAGATGTGGAGTTTATTGAACTCCGTTATGCTGGCAAGCAAGCGGCATGGCTTCGCGGAATTAAAGCGATCTATTTTGGACTTCTGATGAATATTATCATCCTCGGATGGGTATCACTGGCCATGGAATCGATCTTTAATGTGCTGTTTCCGGGAATGACGCTTTTTGGCCAGGAAGCGTTTAATTTTTTAGGGATTCATATTAGTGCACCGCTTCTGTTGGTTGGATTTCTGATTATATTTGTTGGATTTTTCTCCCTGATTTCTGGTCTTTGGGGTGTGGCTGTAACCGATATTTTTCAGTTTGTTATTGCGCTTGGTGGTACAATTGTTCTTGCAGTATATGCGGTGAATATTCCTGAAATTGGCGGAATTTCAGGCCTCCAGGAAAAACTTCCGCCTGAGACATTTCAATTCCTTCCAACTATTGGTCAGACTGCCGAAGGAGTGGCCGTTCTTTCACTCAGTTTCGGTGCATTTGCCGCTTACTTCGGTGTGCAGTGGTGGTCGAGTTGGTATCCGGGAGCCGAACCCGGCGGAGGCGGTTATGTAGCCCAGAGAATTATGAGTGCCAAGGACGAAAAACACGCACTGTTCGCAACTCTTTGGTTTAATATTGCTCACTACTGCCTGCGTCCGTGGCCATGGATTATTGTTGCACTGGTTTCATTGGTACTGTATCCAAATCTGGCTGATTCCCGTGAAGGATTTGTTTTGGTGATGAGAGAAGTACTTCCACCCGGCCTGCTGGGACTTCTGTTTGCTGCATTTTTAGCGGCATTTACAAGCACATTTGCAGCTCACCTTAACTGGGGGACATCCTATCTGGTGAATGACTTCTGGCGTCGTTTTATCAAGCCGGATGAAGATGAAAAGCATTATGTATTTGTTTCAAGAGTTGTAACATTTGTATTAGCGATTCTTGCATTTTTGGTTACCACACAGCTCAGTACCATCCGTGAGGCGTGGGGATTGGTATTGACAGCATCCGGCGGACTGGGCTTGGTTCTGATCCTTCGATGGTACTGGTGGCGTATCAACGCATGGAGTGAACTGGCAGCTTCGCTGACACCTATTTTTCTTGTTATCCTTGTTCTTTTAGGCGTTCCGGTCCCCGGAATCCGTGATCCGTTTCCCATGAATCTCTATTATGTAGTAGCCATCACCACCGTTATCTGGCTGCTTGTAACATTTCTTACTAAGCCAACCGATCACAAAAAATTAACTCTCTTCTTTAGAAAGGTTCGTCCCGGCGGACCCGGCTGGAAACCGCTCCAGGAAGAAAACCCAGACATCGAAGACGACGGTGAACTGATGCCGCTCCTCTACAATTGGATTGCCGGTGTAGTTTTAGTGTACATGGCACTGTTTGGATTCGGACACTTCCTGTTCGGTAATTATGGCAGCTTTGCCATGTGTCTTGTAGCAGGTCTTCTTGCCCTCGGCTACCTCTACTGGGATCTGAGCAAGCGCGGTTTCGATACAATCATCGAAGTGGAAGATTTCGACCACAAGCGTGATGCTTCGGAAGTAGGAAAATAG
- a CDS encoding addiction module protein, whose amino-acid sequence MSKPITIENLSLNEKIELMEKLWADLSSSAHYKPPEWHGEELARRRKEVAEGKITYMDWDKAKEEIRKEIL is encoded by the coding sequence ATGAGTAAACCAATTACGATCGAAAACTTATCTCTGAACGAAAAGATTGAACTCATGGAAAAATTGTGGGCCGATCTTTCATCCTCAGCACATTATAAGCCTCCAGAATGGCATGGCGAAGAACTTGCAAGAAGAAGAAAAGAAGTAGCTGAAGGAAAGATAACTTACATGGACTGGGATAAAGCCAAAGAAGAGATTCGAAAAGAAATTTTATGA
- the gcvPA gene encoding aminomethyl-transferring glycine dehydrogenase subunit GcvPA, translating to MQIDFEKERFSTRHIGPDEQQKNEMLEICEAESIEQLLKETIPAKIRLDKPLNLPPALSEFEYLDHIKKTASENEIYRSFIGMGYYDTHMPNVILRNILENPGWYTAYTPYQAEISQGRLEALINFQTMVTDLTGMEIANASLLDEGTAAAEAISMLHGRRRGKKRKKANTFFVSENCHPQTKSVLKSRMEPLEIELVFGNPGEADLNNENIFGILLQYPDTYGTVKDLSGLIEAAHANDVYVTVAADLLSLTLLTPPGEMGADVVVGTTQRFGVPMGYGGPHAAYFATKEKFKRQIPGRIIGVTKDAEGNAAYRMALQTREQHIRREKATSNICTAQVLLAVISGMYAAYHGPGGLKKIASKIHGLAKLASAGLKELGYETVSEQFFDTITVLNLTSDQIELIQKNAEDHQINFRYSEDGIGISFDETKDISDVEDVLKIFAEAANKENSFDVQKASRVMRVNYPESLTRTTPYLEHPVFNQFHSEHEMLRYLKELENRDLSLTHSMISLGSCTMKLNATAEMIPTDLAGVWQYTSICTNQSGQRISPTF from the coding sequence ATGCAGATAGATTTTGAGAAGGAACGCTTTTCCACACGGCACATCGGCCCGGATGAACAGCAAAAAAATGAGATGCTCGAGATTTGTGAAGCGGAGTCGATCGAGCAGTTATTGAAAGAGACTATTCCCGCTAAAATCCGCCTTGATAAACCCCTTAACCTTCCTCCGGCACTTAGTGAATTTGAGTACCTCGATCATATCAAAAAAACAGCTTCGGAGAATGAGATTTATCGCTCATTTATAGGTATGGGATATTATGACACTCATATGCCAAATGTGATCTTGCGGAATATCCTGGAAAATCCGGGCTGGTACACAGCCTACACACCGTACCAGGCTGAAATTTCGCAGGGACGGTTGGAAGCTCTGATTAATTTTCAGACGATGGTTACTGATCTGACCGGAATGGAGATCGCCAACGCGTCATTGTTGGATGAAGGAACCGCTGCAGCCGAAGCGATCTCGATGCTGCATGGACGCCGGCGAGGGAAAAAACGGAAAAAAGCAAACACCTTTTTTGTATCGGAAAACTGTCATCCCCAAACAAAATCGGTGTTAAAGAGCCGAATGGAACCACTGGAAATTGAACTGGTTTTTGGGAATCCCGGCGAAGCCGATCTGAATAATGAAAATATTTTCGGAATTTTGCTTCAATATCCCGATACCTATGGTACGGTTAAAGATCTGTCAGGTTTGATTGAGGCGGCTCATGCCAATGATGTGTATGTAACGGTTGCGGCCGACCTGTTGAGTCTTACACTTCTCACTCCGCCCGGCGAAATGGGAGCGGATGTTGTGGTGGGAACCACTCAGCGTTTTGGCGTGCCGATGGGTTATGGCGGTCCACATGCGGCTTATTTTGCTACAAAAGAGAAATTCAAGCGACAGATACCGGGACGAATTATCGGCGTAACGAAAGATGCTGAAGGAAATGCGGCATATAGAATGGCGCTTCAAACACGGGAGCAGCATATTCGCCGGGAAAAAGCCACTTCGAATATCTGTACAGCACAGGTTTTATTGGCTGTTATTTCGGGAATGTATGCGGCTTATCACGGCCCCGGGGGATTGAAAAAAATTGCATCAAAAATTCACGGCCTGGCGAAGCTTGCCTCAGCCGGTTTGAAGGAATTGGGGTACGAAACTGTTAGCGAACAGTTTTTTGATACCATAACGGTTCTGAATCTAACCTCCGATCAGATTGAGTTGATTCAGAAAAATGCTGAGGATCATCAGATAAACTTCAGATATTCGGAAGATGGAATTGGTATCTCTTTTGACGAAACAAAAGATATATCTGATGTTGAAGATGTGCTGAAGATATTTGCAGAGGCTGCAAATAAAGAGAATTCGTTTGATGTACAAAAGGCGTCCAGGGTGATGAGGGTAAATTATCCTGAATCACTCACCCGAACGACTCCATATTTGGAGCACCCGGTGTTCAACCAGTTTCACTCTGAGCACGAAATGCTTCGATACTTGAAAGAGCTTGAGAACCGGGATTTAAGTTTGACTCACTCGATGATCTCACTCGGTTCCTGCACAATGAAGCTGAATGCCACCGCTGAGATGATTCCCACTGACCTGGCCGGAGTTTGGCAATATACATCCATTTGCACCAACCAATCAGGCCAAAGGATATCACCAACTTTTTGA
- a CDS encoding aminotransferase class V-fold PLP-dependent enzyme — MHPFAPTNQAKGYHQLFEELDDWLSEITGFAKFSLQPNSGAQGEYTGLMTIRGYHHANGETQRNVTIVPSSAHGTNPASAVMAGMEVVVTKCDEDGNIDLEDLREKVEKNSERLSSLMVTYPSTHGVFEEDIREICELIHEHGGLVYMDGANMNAQIGWTSPAQIGADVCHLNLHKTFCIPHGGGGPGMGPIGVVEKLVPYLPDHDVIKINGDQGIPAVSSAPWGSASILTISHAYIRMMGADGLKEATEVAVLNANYLKDRLKEHYPILYTGRGGRTAHEFIVDLRKFKQDIGIDATDVAKRLMDYGFHAPTMSFPVPGTLMIEPTESESKEELDRFCDAMIQIRKEIQEVEDGEADSEDNVLKHAPHSMRVALSDDWNRPYSRQKAVFPVPNQRFNKFWPAVSRVDDAYGDRNLVCSCLPVEAYSEGQEPAAGESVYPA; from the coding sequence ATACATCCATTTGCACCAACCAATCAGGCCAAAGGATATCACCAACTTTTTGAGGAACTGGATGATTGGCTTTCTGAGATCACCGGTTTTGCGAAGTTCTCACTTCAGCCCAATTCCGGAGCACAGGGTGAGTATACCGGTTTGATGACCATTCGCGGATATCATCACGCCAATGGCGAAACCCAGCGGAATGTGACGATTGTTCCTTCATCTGCTCACGGAACCAATCCGGCAAGCGCGGTGATGGCCGGCATGGAGGTTGTAGTTACAAAGTGTGATGAGGACGGAAATATTGATCTGGAAGATCTGCGTGAGAAAGTTGAAAAAAATAGTGAACGGCTCTCCTCTCTGATGGTTACTTATCCGTCCACGCACGGTGTGTTTGAAGAAGATATTCGGGAAATTTGTGAGTTGATACATGAACATGGCGGCCTCGTTTATATGGATGGTGCAAATATGAATGCTCAGATTGGCTGGACCTCACCGGCACAAATCGGGGCAGATGTCTGCCACCTGAATCTTCATAAAACATTTTGTATTCCGCATGGCGGCGGGGGGCCGGGAATGGGGCCTATTGGTGTTGTAGAAAAACTGGTTCCTTATCTTCCCGATCATGATGTCATTAAAATTAATGGAGATCAGGGGATTCCGGCTGTTTCATCAGCTCCCTGGGGTAGTGCCAGTATATTGACCATCTCGCACGCTTATATACGAATGATGGGTGCTGACGGTTTAAAGGAAGCAACTGAAGTGGCAGTATTGAATGCAAATTATTTGAAAGATCGGTTAAAAGAGCACTACCCGATTCTCTATACCGGTCGCGGCGGACGAACCGCTCATGAATTTATTGTGGATCTTAGAAAATTTAAACAGGATATAGGGATTGATGCCACTGATGTTGCAAAACGCCTGATGGATTACGGATTCCATGCTCCAACGATGTCATTCCCGGTTCCCGGAACACTGATGATTGAGCCAACCGAAAGCGAATCGAAAGAGGAGTTGGATCGATTTTGTGATGCGATGATTCAAATTCGAAAAGAGATTCAGGAAGTCGAAGATGGCGAGGCTGATTCCGAAGATAACGTATTGAAACATGCGCCTCATTCTATGAGAGTGGCGTTAAGCGATGATTGGAATCGACCCTACTCGCGCCAAAAAGCCGTCTTTCCGGTTCCAAATCAACGATTTAACAAATTCTGGCCGGCTGTGAGTCGGGTAGATGATGCATATGGCGACCGTAATCTCGTATGCAGTTGCCTTCCTGTAGAAGCATACTCCGAAGGACAAGAACCAGCGGCGGGAGAGTCGGTGTATCCGGCGTAA
- a CDS encoding creatininase family protein has product MKPYILAENNWKNIKEMNVELAVLPWGATEAHNYHMPYATDNYQVDAVAEMSAKIAWESGRKVVVFPTVPFGVNTGQPDIKLDLNLNPSTQLHILRDIITVLNRQGIHKLLVLNGHGGNNFKPLLRELGLEFPDMLLSLCNWFQVGDKSKTFEEEGDHADEMETSVMLYLREDLIRPLEEAGDGAEKKSVIKGIREGWAWAERRWSQVSADTGIGNPKKATKEKGEAFMKEVTEKIGSLMIELAEADTDNLYE; this is encoded by the coding sequence ATGAAACCATATATCCTTGCGGAGAATAACTGGAAGAATATTAAAGAGATGAATGTGGAGCTTGCCGTTTTGCCCTGGGGAGCTACAGAGGCACACAACTATCACATGCCATATGCTACGGATAATTACCAGGTGGATGCCGTTGCGGAGATGTCAGCTAAAATTGCCTGGGAGTCAGGTAGAAAAGTCGTTGTTTTTCCGACGGTTCCATTTGGCGTAAATACGGGGCAGCCGGATATTAAACTCGACCTGAATCTTAATCCCAGCACACAACTTCACATTTTACGGGACATTATCACCGTTTTAAATCGGCAGGGAATTCATAAACTATTGGTTCTGAATGGCCACGGTGGCAACAATTTCAAACCATTACTCCGGGAATTAGGCCTGGAATTTCCTGATATGTTGCTGTCGCTCTGTAATTGGTTCCAGGTGGGAGACAAATCAAAAACGTTTGAAGAAGAAGGCGACCACGCCGATGAGATGGAAACGAGTGTGATGCTTTATCTTCGTGAAGATCTCATTCGTCCGCTGGAAGAGGCCGGAGATGGAGCCGAGAAAAAATCGGTTATCAAGGGAATTCGCGAAGGCTGGGCGTGGGCAGAACGTCGATGGTCCCAGGTTTCGGCAGATACAGGTATCGGAAATCCAAAAAAAGCCACGAAAGAAAAGGGAGAAGCTTTTATGAAAGAAGTAACAGAAAAGATCGGGAGTTTAATGATTGAATTGGCTGAAGCGGATACGGATAATTTGTATGAATAA